One stretch of Glycine soja cultivar W05 chromosome 7, ASM419377v2, whole genome shotgun sequence DNA includes these proteins:
- the LOC114419736 gene encoding probable diphthine methyl ester synthase, with product MLYIIGLGLGDEKDITLKGLEAVKKCDKVYMEAYTSLLSFGLSTNGISNLEKLYGKPIILADREMVEEKAHEILSEADHGHVAFLVVGDPFGATTHTDLVVRANKMGIEVKVVHNASVMNAIGVCGLQLYRYGETVSIPFFTETWRPDSFYEKIQRNRMMGLHTLCLLDIRVKEPTLESLCRGRKAYEPPRYMTINTAIEQLLEIVQAHEEPAYTEDTECVGLARLGNEDQMIVAGTMKQLQLIDFGAPLHCLVITGPTHPVEEEMLDFYRCRT from the exons atgttgtacATAATTGGTTTAGGGTTGGGTGATGAGAAAGACATCACTCTCAAAGGTTTGGAAGCTGTGAAGAAGTGTGACAAGGTTTACATGGAAGCCTACACTTCCCTCCTCTCCTTTGGTCTCTCCACCAATGGCATCTCCAACCTG GAAAAACTATACGGTAAACCCATTATCCTTGCCGACAGAGAAATGGTAGAAGAAAAGGCCCATGAAATTCTCTCTGAAGCTGATCATGGCCATGTTGCTTTCCTTGTTGTTGGGGACCCTTTTGG GGCTACCACTCACACTGACCTTGTTGTTCGAGCAAATAAGATGGGAATTGAAGTCAAAGTAGTACACAATGCATCTGTGATGAATGCTATTGGAGTTTGTGGTCTACAGCTTTACCGTTATGGGGAGACTGTTTCTATACCATTCTTTACAGAGACGTGGAGACCTGATAGCTTTTATGAAAAGATTCAAAGAAACCGAATGATGGGACTGCATACACTTTGCTTGTTAG ATATTCGTGTGAAGGAGCCCACACTAGAATCTTTGTGCAG GGGAAGAAAAGCCTATGAACCACCCAGGTATATGACAATAAACACAGCCATTGAGCAGCTCTTGGAGATTGTGCAAGCACATGAAGAACCTG CCTACACTGAGGATACTGAGTGTGTTGGGCTTGCACGGCTTGGTAATGAAGATCAGATGATAGTAGCTGGAACAATGAAGCAGTTGCAGTTGATTGATTTTGGAGCACCTTTGCATTGCCTTGTTATAACAGGCCCGACCCATCCCGTGGAGGAAGAAATGCTGGATTTTTACAGATGCAGGACAT